In Clostridiaceae bacterium, the sequence CTTTTAATCAAGGTGTCCGGCGTTCGAATCGCCGATGGCTCACCAAGTAAAAATCCTTGAGAACACTGCGTTCCAAGGGTTTTTATTTTATCTGGGGTGCGAGAGACTTCTTGATACCTGGTTAAACTTGAAGACAACCCGTTCTATAGACTCGTAGAACTTTAATTTGGATTATTAAAGCTTGCTGGCTGTGGATTATCAGCATTAAAAAACTGGTCACCCGGTGTAGAAAGATTGAAATACAGCTTAGAGTCTTTTGTAATTCCCCAATCTTTTAATGAACCGGTATCCTGAATTCTATTAAACGCTTCTCTAAACATAGTATTATGGGCTTCTTCACGGTTTAGTAAAAAGTCGATTGTATCCCTTACGCCTTTATCGTTGATTTGCCTATAGAGATATTCGTAAACAACTTTTGCTC encodes:
- a CDS encoding manganese catalase family protein encodes the protein AKVVYEYLYRQINDKGVRDTIDFLLNREEAHNTMFREAFNRIQDTGSLKDWGITKDSKLYFNLSTPGDQFFNADNPQPASFNNPN